A single region of the Brassica rapa cultivar Chiifu-401-42 chromosome A03, CAAS_Brap_v3.01, whole genome shotgun sequence genome encodes:
- the LOC103862624 gene encoding formin-like protein 7 isoform X3: protein MSFLFRKNGSSSGRRIKDKLRGRNSDRGKREDEERVRYEGALPPWGILFAEDFVRVDGNVKAVIVDEEGLDVIYWKKLLEIEKEEGIYRGSGSHHEEAFSFHVKNSQSYSGGEVRDESNNNNNTSVDGERYYGKQSQSKFQAPGGGSGGGGPYPPLPLPPGLLAASSSTSSSPLTVNQTSPPSAGAPPPQLAGAPPPQLAGAPPLPIPAKKAPPPPSPPGKKAPGRPPPPPMSKSGPPKRPGNGKGPTKAAESSSAQPKLKPLHWDKVNPDASHSMVWHRIDGGSFNFDGDLMEALFGYVGARKPSEANTVPHQPTVSTTQTYILDPRKSQNKAIVLKSLGMTKEEIIDLLTQGHDPDSDTLEKLSGIAPTPEEQTEITEFNGDPTKLADAESLLFHILRAVPSAFYRFNVMLFKINYGSEVAQQKASLQTLESACNELRARGLFMKLLEAILKAGNRMNAGTARGNAQAFNLTALRKLSDVKSVDGKTTLLHFVVEEVVRSEGKRAAMNKISGGGIADASREEQEIEFIKLGLPIIGGLSSEFTNVKKAAGVDYDSFIATTLALGTRLKETKRLLEQSKGKEDGCLTKLTSFFESAEEELRVITEEQLRIMDLVKKTTNYYQAGALKERNLFQLFVIIRDFLGMVDNACSEIARTQRKQRPAATVAAGASTSTAATPTAPAPQRNAVRFPILPPNFMSEHSRREWKANPKEQIYSKSCS, encoded by the exons ATGTCTTTCCTATTCCGTAAGAACGGAAGCAGTTCAGGGAGGCGGATCAAAGACAAACTTCGAGGTCGGAACTCGGATCGCGGGAAGAGAGAAGACGAGGAGAGAGTAAGATATGAGGGCGCGTTACCTCCGTGGGGTATTCTATTCGCGGAGGATTTCGTTCGAGTGGACGGAAATGTGAAAGCGGTTATAGTAGATGAAGAAGGACTGGATGTGATTTACTGGAAAAAGCTTCTTGAgattgaaaaagaagaaggaatctACAGAGGATCGGGCAGTCATCATGAAGAGGCGTTTTCGTTTCATGTGAAGAACTCTCAATCTTATTCAGGTGGTGAAGTTAGAGATGAGagtaataacaacaacaacactagTGTGGATGGAGAGAGATATTACGGAAAACAATCCCAGTCCAAGTTTCAAGCTCCTGGCGGCGGCAGTGGTGGTGGCGGTCCTTATCCGCCACTTCCGCTTCCTCCAGGTCTATTAGCGGCCTCCTCCTCTACATCGTCATCGCCTCTTACAGTTAACCAAACGTCACCACCATCTGCTGGGGCGCCTCCTCCGCAATTAGCTGGGGCGCCTCCTCCGCAATTAGCTGGGGCACCTCCACTGCCTATTCCGGCTAAAAAAGCACCTCCTCCACCTTCTCCTCCGGGAAAGAAGGCACCTGGTCGGCCGCCACCGCCTCCAATGTCCAAAAGTGGGCCACCTAAACGACCAGGAAATGGGAAAGGACCGACCAAGGCAGCTGAGAGTTCTTCAGCGCAGCCAAAGCTCAAGCCTTTACATTGGGATAAGGTTAATCCTGATGCTAGCCACTCAATGGTGTGGCATAGGATCGATGGTGGCTCCTTCAA CTTTGATGGTGATCTCATGGAGGCTCTGTTTGGATACGTTGGCGCTCGAAAGCCAAGTGAAGCTAACACTGTACCGCATCAACCCACTGTTTCAACCACGCAGACTTACATTCTCGATCCTCGGAAATCTCAGAACAAAGCAATTGTGCTTAAATCTTTGGGAATGACTAAGGAGGAGATCATTGACTTGTTAACACAAGGCCATGATCCTGATTCTGATACACTTGAGAAGCTTTCTGGTATAGCTCCAACGCCAGAAGAACAGACCGAGATCACAGAGTTCAATGGCGACCCAACCAAACTTGCTGATGCAGAATCTCTACTGTTTCACATCTTACGAGCAGTTCCTTCAGCTTTTTATCGGTTCAACGTTATGCTCTTCAAGATCAACTACGGCTCAGAGGTTGCTCAGCAAAAGGCTTCTTTACAGACGCTTGAATCCGCATGCAACGAGCTCCGTGCTCGTGGTCTGTTCATGAAACTTCTAGAGGCAATCTTGAAAGCAGGTAACAGAATGAACGCTGGAACTGCTCGTGGGAATGCTCAGGCTTTTAATCTGACAGCTCTAAGAAAACTCTCTGATGTGAAGAGTGTTGATGGGAAAACTACTTTGCTTCACTTTGTTGTTGAAGAAGTTGTAAGATCTGAGGGAAAACGAGCTGCCATGAATAAGATCTCAGGTGGTGGTATTGCAGATGCATCtagagaagaacaagagattGAATTCATAAAGCTAGGCTTACCCATTATTGGTGGCCTAAGTTCAGAGTTCACCAATGTGAAGAAAGCAGCAGGAGTCGATTATGACTCTTTTATAGCCACCACCTTGGCTTTAGGGACCCGgttgaaagaaacaaaaaggcTATTAGAACAAAGCAAAGGGAAAGAAGATGGGTGTTTGACTAAGCTGACATCTTTCTTTGAATCCGCAGAGGAAGAACTGAGAGTTATTACAGAGGAACAGCTCAGGATCATGGACTTGGTGAAGAAAACCACTAATTATTACCAAGCTGGAGCATTGAAAGAGAGGAACCTGTTTCAGCTGTTTGTTATAATCCGTGATTTCTTAGGGATGGTTGATAATGCTTGTAGTGAGATCGCGAGGACTCAACGGAAGCAGAGACCAGCAGCCACGGTAGCAGCAGGAGCATCAACGTCGACAGCAGCAACACCGACCGCCCCTGCACCGCAGAGAAACGCGGTTAGGTTTCCGATTCTGCCCCCAAATTTCATGTCAGAGCATTCAAG ACGAGAATGGAAGGCAAATCCCAAAGAGCAGATATATTCGAAAAGCTGCTCCTGA
- the LOC103862624 gene encoding formin-like protein 7 isoform X2, whose translation MSFLFRKNGSSSGRRIKDKLRGRNSDRGKREDEERVRYEGALPPWGILFAEDFVRVDGNVKAVIVDEEGLDVIYWKKLLEIEKEEGIYRGSGSHHEEAFSFHVKNSQSYSGGEVRDESNNNNNTSVDGERYYGKQSQSKFQAPGGGSGGGGPYPPLPLPPGLLAASSSTSSSPLTVNQTSPPSAGAPPPQLAGAPPPQLAGAPPLPIPAKKAPPPPSPPGKKAPGRPPPPPMSKSGPPKRPGNGKGPTKAAESSSAQPKLKPLHWDKVNPDASHSMVWHRIDGGSFNFDGDLMEALFGYVGARKPSEANTVPHQPTVSTTQTYILDPRKSQNKAIVLKSLGMTKEEIIDLLTQGHDPDSDTLEKLSGIAPTPEEQTEITEFNGDPTKLADAESLLFHILRAVPSAFYRFNVMLFKINYGSEVAQQKASLQTLESACNELRARGLFMKLLEAILKAGNRMNAGTARGNAQAFNLTALRKLSDVKSVDGKTTLLHFVVEEVVRSEGKRAAMNKISGGGIADASREEQEIEFIKLGLPIIGGLSSEFTNVKKAAGVDYDSFIATTLALGTRLKETKRLLEQSKGKEDGCLTKLTSFFESAEEELRVITEEQLRIMDLVKKTTNYYQAGALKERNLFQLFVIIRDFLGMVDNACSEIARTQRKQRPAATVAAGASTSTAATPTAPAPQRNAVRFPILPPNFMSEHSRLFGSGFRLWTINLTSTRIYSILDPHSTI comes from the exons ATGTCTTTCCTATTCCGTAAGAACGGAAGCAGTTCAGGGAGGCGGATCAAAGACAAACTTCGAGGTCGGAACTCGGATCGCGGGAAGAGAGAAGACGAGGAGAGAGTAAGATATGAGGGCGCGTTACCTCCGTGGGGTATTCTATTCGCGGAGGATTTCGTTCGAGTGGACGGAAATGTGAAAGCGGTTATAGTAGATGAAGAAGGACTGGATGTGATTTACTGGAAAAAGCTTCTTGAgattgaaaaagaagaaggaatctACAGAGGATCGGGCAGTCATCATGAAGAGGCGTTTTCGTTTCATGTGAAGAACTCTCAATCTTATTCAGGTGGTGAAGTTAGAGATGAGagtaataacaacaacaacactagTGTGGATGGAGAGAGATATTACGGAAAACAATCCCAGTCCAAGTTTCAAGCTCCTGGCGGCGGCAGTGGTGGTGGCGGTCCTTATCCGCCACTTCCGCTTCCTCCAGGTCTATTAGCGGCCTCCTCCTCTACATCGTCATCGCCTCTTACAGTTAACCAAACGTCACCACCATCTGCTGGGGCGCCTCCTCCGCAATTAGCTGGGGCGCCTCCTCCGCAATTAGCTGGGGCACCTCCACTGCCTATTCCGGCTAAAAAAGCACCTCCTCCACCTTCTCCTCCGGGAAAGAAGGCACCTGGTCGGCCGCCACCGCCTCCAATGTCCAAAAGTGGGCCACCTAAACGACCAGGAAATGGGAAAGGACCGACCAAGGCAGCTGAGAGTTCTTCAGCGCAGCCAAAGCTCAAGCCTTTACATTGGGATAAGGTTAATCCTGATGCTAGCCACTCAATGGTGTGGCATAGGATCGATGGTGGCTCCTTCAA CTTTGATGGTGATCTCATGGAGGCTCTGTTTGGATACGTTGGCGCTCGAAAGCCAAGTGAAGCTAACACTGTACCGCATCAACCCACTGTTTCAACCACGCAGACTTACATTCTCGATCCTCGGAAATCTCAGAACAAAGCAATTGTGCTTAAATCTTTGGGAATGACTAAGGAGGAGATCATTGACTTGTTAACACAAGGCCATGATCCTGATTCTGATACACTTGAGAAGCTTTCTGGTATAGCTCCAACGCCAGAAGAACAGACCGAGATCACAGAGTTCAATGGCGACCCAACCAAACTTGCTGATGCAGAATCTCTACTGTTTCACATCTTACGAGCAGTTCCTTCAGCTTTTTATCGGTTCAACGTTATGCTCTTCAAGATCAACTACGGCTCAGAGGTTGCTCAGCAAAAGGCTTCTTTACAGACGCTTGAATCCGCATGCAACGAGCTCCGTGCTCGTGGTCTGTTCATGAAACTTCTAGAGGCAATCTTGAAAGCAGGTAACAGAATGAACGCTGGAACTGCTCGTGGGAATGCTCAGGCTTTTAATCTGACAGCTCTAAGAAAACTCTCTGATGTGAAGAGTGTTGATGGGAAAACTACTTTGCTTCACTTTGTTGTTGAAGAAGTTGTAAGATCTGAGGGAAAACGAGCTGCCATGAATAAGATCTCAGGTGGTGGTATTGCAGATGCATCtagagaagaacaagagattGAATTCATAAAGCTAGGCTTACCCATTATTGGTGGCCTAAGTTCAGAGTTCACCAATGTGAAGAAAGCAGCAGGAGTCGATTATGACTCTTTTATAGCCACCACCTTGGCTTTAGGGACCCGgttgaaagaaacaaaaaggcTATTAGAACAAAGCAAAGGGAAAGAAGATGGGTGTTTGACTAAGCTGACATCTTTCTTTGAATCCGCAGAGGAAGAACTGAGAGTTATTACAGAGGAACAGCTCAGGATCATGGACTTGGTGAAGAAAACCACTAATTATTACCAAGCTGGAGCATTGAAAGAGAGGAACCTGTTTCAGCTGTTTGTTATAATCCGTGATTTCTTAGGGATGGTTGATAATGCTTGTAGTGAGATCGCGAGGACTCAACGGAAGCAGAGACCAGCAGCCACGGTAGCAGCAGGAGCATCAACGTCGACAGCAGCAACACCGACCGCCCCTGCACCGCAGAGAAACGCGGTTAGGTTTCCGATTCTGCCCCCAAATTTCATGTCAGAGCATTCAAG GTTATTTGGAAGTGGCTTTAGGTTATGGACTATCAACCTAACATCAACCAGGATCTACTCAATCCTAGATCCACATTCAACAATATAG
- the LOC103862624 gene encoding formin-like protein 7 isoform X1, translating into MSFLFRKNGSSSGRRIKDKLRGRNSDRGKREDEERVRYEGALPPWGILFAEDFVRVDGNVKAVIVDEEGLDVIYWKKLLEIEKEEGIYRGSGSHHEEAFSFHVKNSQSYSGGEVRDESNNNNNTSVDGERYYGKQSQSKFQAPGGGSGGGGPYPPLPLPPGLLAASSSTSSSPLTVNQTSPPSAGAPPPQLAGAPPPQLAGAPPLPIPAKKAPPPPSPPGKKAPGRPPPPPMSKSGPPKRPGNGKGPTKAAESSSAQPKLKPLHWDKVNPDASHSMVWHRIDGGSFNFDGDLMEALFGYVGARKPSEANTVPHQPTVSTTQTYILDPRKSQNKAIVLKSLGMTKEEIIDLLTQGHDPDSDTLEKLSGIAPTPEEQTEITEFNGDPTKLADAESLLFHILRAVPSAFYRFNVMLFKINYGSEVAQQKASLQTLESACNELRARGLFMKLLEAILKAGNRMNAGTARGNAQAFNLTALRKLSDVKSVDGKTTLLHFVVEEVVRSEGKRAAMNKISGGGIADASREEQEIEFIKLGLPIIGGLSSEFTNVKKAAGVDYDSFIATTLALGTRLKETKRLLEQSKGKEDGCLTKLTSFFESAEEELRVITEEQLRIMDLVKKTTNYYQAGALKERNLFQLFVIIRDFLGMVDNACSEIARTQRKQRPAATVAAGASTSTAATPTAPAPQRNAVRFPILPPNFMSEHSRFFRLFGSGFRLWTINLTSTRIYSILDPHSTI; encoded by the exons ATGTCTTTCCTATTCCGTAAGAACGGAAGCAGTTCAGGGAGGCGGATCAAAGACAAACTTCGAGGTCGGAACTCGGATCGCGGGAAGAGAGAAGACGAGGAGAGAGTAAGATATGAGGGCGCGTTACCTCCGTGGGGTATTCTATTCGCGGAGGATTTCGTTCGAGTGGACGGAAATGTGAAAGCGGTTATAGTAGATGAAGAAGGACTGGATGTGATTTACTGGAAAAAGCTTCTTGAgattgaaaaagaagaaggaatctACAGAGGATCGGGCAGTCATCATGAAGAGGCGTTTTCGTTTCATGTGAAGAACTCTCAATCTTATTCAGGTGGTGAAGTTAGAGATGAGagtaataacaacaacaacactagTGTGGATGGAGAGAGATATTACGGAAAACAATCCCAGTCCAAGTTTCAAGCTCCTGGCGGCGGCAGTGGTGGTGGCGGTCCTTATCCGCCACTTCCGCTTCCTCCAGGTCTATTAGCGGCCTCCTCCTCTACATCGTCATCGCCTCTTACAGTTAACCAAACGTCACCACCATCTGCTGGGGCGCCTCCTCCGCAATTAGCTGGGGCGCCTCCTCCGCAATTAGCTGGGGCACCTCCACTGCCTATTCCGGCTAAAAAAGCACCTCCTCCACCTTCTCCTCCGGGAAAGAAGGCACCTGGTCGGCCGCCACCGCCTCCAATGTCCAAAAGTGGGCCACCTAAACGACCAGGAAATGGGAAAGGACCGACCAAGGCAGCTGAGAGTTCTTCAGCGCAGCCAAAGCTCAAGCCTTTACATTGGGATAAGGTTAATCCTGATGCTAGCCACTCAATGGTGTGGCATAGGATCGATGGTGGCTCCTTCAA CTTTGATGGTGATCTCATGGAGGCTCTGTTTGGATACGTTGGCGCTCGAAAGCCAAGTGAAGCTAACACTGTACCGCATCAACCCACTGTTTCAACCACGCAGACTTACATTCTCGATCCTCGGAAATCTCAGAACAAAGCAATTGTGCTTAAATCTTTGGGAATGACTAAGGAGGAGATCATTGACTTGTTAACACAAGGCCATGATCCTGATTCTGATACACTTGAGAAGCTTTCTGGTATAGCTCCAACGCCAGAAGAACAGACCGAGATCACAGAGTTCAATGGCGACCCAACCAAACTTGCTGATGCAGAATCTCTACTGTTTCACATCTTACGAGCAGTTCCTTCAGCTTTTTATCGGTTCAACGTTATGCTCTTCAAGATCAACTACGGCTCAGAGGTTGCTCAGCAAAAGGCTTCTTTACAGACGCTTGAATCCGCATGCAACGAGCTCCGTGCTCGTGGTCTGTTCATGAAACTTCTAGAGGCAATCTTGAAAGCAGGTAACAGAATGAACGCTGGAACTGCTCGTGGGAATGCTCAGGCTTTTAATCTGACAGCTCTAAGAAAACTCTCTGATGTGAAGAGTGTTGATGGGAAAACTACTTTGCTTCACTTTGTTGTTGAAGAAGTTGTAAGATCTGAGGGAAAACGAGCTGCCATGAATAAGATCTCAGGTGGTGGTATTGCAGATGCATCtagagaagaacaagagattGAATTCATAAAGCTAGGCTTACCCATTATTGGTGGCCTAAGTTCAGAGTTCACCAATGTGAAGAAAGCAGCAGGAGTCGATTATGACTCTTTTATAGCCACCACCTTGGCTTTAGGGACCCGgttgaaagaaacaaaaaggcTATTAGAACAAAGCAAAGGGAAAGAAGATGGGTGTTTGACTAAGCTGACATCTTTCTTTGAATCCGCAGAGGAAGAACTGAGAGTTATTACAGAGGAACAGCTCAGGATCATGGACTTGGTGAAGAAAACCACTAATTATTACCAAGCTGGAGCATTGAAAGAGAGGAACCTGTTTCAGCTGTTTGTTATAATCCGTGATTTCTTAGGGATGGTTGATAATGCTTGTAGTGAGATCGCGAGGACTCAACGGAAGCAGAGACCAGCAGCCACGGTAGCAGCAGGAGCATCAACGTCGACAGCAGCAACACCGACCGCCCCTGCACCGCAGAGAAACGCGGTTAGGTTTCCGATTCTGCCCCCAAATTTCATGTCAGAGCATTCAAG attCTTTAGGTTATTTGGAAGTGGCTTTAGGTTATGGACTATCAACCTAACATCAACCAGGATCTACTCAATCCTAGATCCACATTCAACAATATAG
- the LOC103862624 gene encoding formin-like protein 7 isoform X4, whose amino-acid sequence MSFLFRKNGSSSGRRIKDKLRGRNSDRGKREDEERVRYEGALPPWGILFAEDFVRVDGNVKAVIVDEEGLDVIYWKKLLEIEKEEGIYRGSGSHHEEAFSFHVKNSQSYSGGEVRDESNNNNNTSVDGERYYGKQSQSKFQAPGGGSGGGGPYPPLPLPPGLLAASSSTSSSPLTVNQTSPPSAGAPPPQLAGAPPPQLAGAPPLPIPAKKAPPPPSPPGKKAPGRPPPPPMSKSGPPKRPGNGKGPTKAAESSSAQPKLKPLHWDKVNPDASHSMVWHRIDGGSFNFDGDLMEALFGYVGARKPSEANTVPHQPTVSTTQTYILDPRKSQNKAIVLKSLGMTKEEIIDLLTQGHDPDSDTLEKLSGIAPTPEEQTEITEFNGDPTKLADAESLLFHILRAVPSAFYRFNVMLFKINYGSEVAQQKASLQTLESACNELRARGLFMKLLEAILKAGNRMNAGTARGNAQAFNLTALRKLSDVKSVDGKTTLLHFVVEEVVRSEGKRAAMNKISGGGIADASREEQEIEFIKLGLPIIGGLSSEFTNVKKAAGVDYDSFIATTLALGTRLKETKRLLEQSKGKEDGCLTKLTSFFESAEEELRVITEEQLRIMDLVKKTTNYYQAGALKERNLFQLFVIIRDFLGMVDNACSEIARTQRKQRPAATVAAGASTSTAATPTAPAPQRNAVRFPILPPNFMSEHSRRHHHS is encoded by the exons ATGTCTTTCCTATTCCGTAAGAACGGAAGCAGTTCAGGGAGGCGGATCAAAGACAAACTTCGAGGTCGGAACTCGGATCGCGGGAAGAGAGAAGACGAGGAGAGAGTAAGATATGAGGGCGCGTTACCTCCGTGGGGTATTCTATTCGCGGAGGATTTCGTTCGAGTGGACGGAAATGTGAAAGCGGTTATAGTAGATGAAGAAGGACTGGATGTGATTTACTGGAAAAAGCTTCTTGAgattgaaaaagaagaaggaatctACAGAGGATCGGGCAGTCATCATGAAGAGGCGTTTTCGTTTCATGTGAAGAACTCTCAATCTTATTCAGGTGGTGAAGTTAGAGATGAGagtaataacaacaacaacactagTGTGGATGGAGAGAGATATTACGGAAAACAATCCCAGTCCAAGTTTCAAGCTCCTGGCGGCGGCAGTGGTGGTGGCGGTCCTTATCCGCCACTTCCGCTTCCTCCAGGTCTATTAGCGGCCTCCTCCTCTACATCGTCATCGCCTCTTACAGTTAACCAAACGTCACCACCATCTGCTGGGGCGCCTCCTCCGCAATTAGCTGGGGCGCCTCCTCCGCAATTAGCTGGGGCACCTCCACTGCCTATTCCGGCTAAAAAAGCACCTCCTCCACCTTCTCCTCCGGGAAAGAAGGCACCTGGTCGGCCGCCACCGCCTCCAATGTCCAAAAGTGGGCCACCTAAACGACCAGGAAATGGGAAAGGACCGACCAAGGCAGCTGAGAGTTCTTCAGCGCAGCCAAAGCTCAAGCCTTTACATTGGGATAAGGTTAATCCTGATGCTAGCCACTCAATGGTGTGGCATAGGATCGATGGTGGCTCCTTCAA CTTTGATGGTGATCTCATGGAGGCTCTGTTTGGATACGTTGGCGCTCGAAAGCCAAGTGAAGCTAACACTGTACCGCATCAACCCACTGTTTCAACCACGCAGACTTACATTCTCGATCCTCGGAAATCTCAGAACAAAGCAATTGTGCTTAAATCTTTGGGAATGACTAAGGAGGAGATCATTGACTTGTTAACACAAGGCCATGATCCTGATTCTGATACACTTGAGAAGCTTTCTGGTATAGCTCCAACGCCAGAAGAACAGACCGAGATCACAGAGTTCAATGGCGACCCAACCAAACTTGCTGATGCAGAATCTCTACTGTTTCACATCTTACGAGCAGTTCCTTCAGCTTTTTATCGGTTCAACGTTATGCTCTTCAAGATCAACTACGGCTCAGAGGTTGCTCAGCAAAAGGCTTCTTTACAGACGCTTGAATCCGCATGCAACGAGCTCCGTGCTCGTGGTCTGTTCATGAAACTTCTAGAGGCAATCTTGAAAGCAGGTAACAGAATGAACGCTGGAACTGCTCGTGGGAATGCTCAGGCTTTTAATCTGACAGCTCTAAGAAAACTCTCTGATGTGAAGAGTGTTGATGGGAAAACTACTTTGCTTCACTTTGTTGTTGAAGAAGTTGTAAGATCTGAGGGAAAACGAGCTGCCATGAATAAGATCTCAGGTGGTGGTATTGCAGATGCATCtagagaagaacaagagattGAATTCATAAAGCTAGGCTTACCCATTATTGGTGGCCTAAGTTCAGAGTTCACCAATGTGAAGAAAGCAGCAGGAGTCGATTATGACTCTTTTATAGCCACCACCTTGGCTTTAGGGACCCGgttgaaagaaacaaaaaggcTATTAGAACAAAGCAAAGGGAAAGAAGATGGGTGTTTGACTAAGCTGACATCTTTCTTTGAATCCGCAGAGGAAGAACTGAGAGTTATTACAGAGGAACAGCTCAGGATCATGGACTTGGTGAAGAAAACCACTAATTATTACCAAGCTGGAGCATTGAAAGAGAGGAACCTGTTTCAGCTGTTTGTTATAATCCGTGATTTCTTAGGGATGGTTGATAATGCTTGTAGTGAGATCGCGAGGACTCAACGGAAGCAGAGACCAGCAGCCACGGTAGCAGCAGGAGCATCAACGTCGACAGCAGCAACACCGACCGCCCCTGCACCGCAGAGAAACGCGGTTAGGTTTCCGATTCTGCCCCCAAATTTCATGTCAGAGCATTCAAG GCGTCACCATCACAGTTAA